The Malassezia restricta chromosome I, complete sequence genome contains the following window.
ACACtctgtgcctgtgcgtgATCAAGACGCCGCCGAGACCAAACCTATACGCATCTCGCCCCACATTGGTCATGTGGCTGTGTCTCCAAAGGACCCGACACTAGTCCTTCAAATATCTGTCTACTCGCGacgccatgtgccgcttTCCCGCCGATCTCGTGGTCTAGACGGATCGTCACCGGACTTCTCTCATGATACCCCTGCCTCCCACGACATAGATGGAGAgcttgtgcatgcacaAACGATCGAATGTACATCAGCACACACACTTGAAAGCCTTGTGAGCGAAATGGCATGTCGCCACTGTGATTTACCACATGCACGTTACGCCCAGCCTCAGGCATGTCCACGTCATTGGACAGGTGCTGAAGATGCAGGTCAAGACAACGGTACATATCCAGGCTTCGATGCCTTTCCACTTCAGACGGATGTGTGTGTCATGATAGATGACAAACTGTACAGCCGAATGGACCCTGCCAAAGATCCTGATACCAGCTATGTACGTGCACTTCAGCAAGCCGCGCCGAGTATGATGACGTTCTTACGACATGCCAAATTTGGCGGCACACTCCAAAACACGCGTATATCTGAACTCGAGTGTCTGACTGTTCACCGACCCTACTGGCTACTACATGTAGGTGATTGTGAGCATTTTTGGACCGTGGATCACATGCGCCTCATGACAGAGCCGCCGGACCTCTTTCCACGCACTACATATATACAACGATGGATGCTGACATCCCTGTTCCGACAGTACTGGGCACCGAAAAAAGTTGTCGCCCAGAACGACCGGCacggcgtgccatgcgacATTTGTGATGGAGCCCGAGACGCGGTGGCCGTCGTATTGGGTGGCGATGCAGTCCAAATTCGTGAGAATGAGCGTGTTCGACTCGCAGGTATGCCGTATATGGTGACGCCATGCTGTGGACCATGCTTTTATATGGCTACAGGGCGTGAACTTTCCCacatgctcggcgccgacgccccCTGCGGCGGTGCTTGGACTGTCTTGCCATTGTTTGTCAAATAGTGGAGGTATACTTGGCTCTCAGCATGCATCGAGCAGCACAGCTCGTGACGCGAGGTgtgtcgacgacgacgcgtcatgCACTGGCGCGGGCGCTTGAGCATGCTGAATTGGTAAAGGATAAAAGGCATGGTGTGGAGATGCTGGGTGTATGGCGTCAAATGATGCGTGTATTTGCGCGGCAAGGAATGGTGTCCGAAGCTCTAGCTCTACTGGATGATATGAAAGCGTGCCATGTTCATCCGCACATCGATGTACTTGATATGGCATTGGAAGCAGCAGTGCAAGCAGATCATGTGGCTCGCATCCAAGACGTATTGTCGTACTATGCTGCAGAACCTATGCATCCTCTTACCATACTTTCAGGACGTCATGTTGCGAATTGGACGCCAACCACGTATACCCACTTGCTTCACCACTGTGCACGCACATCAAATCTTGAATATATGATCCTACTTGTCAATAccgcacgagcgcgagctgtGGTACTGGGAGAGGATGCCTTGCTACATATAGTGCGGTGTGCACACCAGGCTGGCGAGCCTCGCATCGCGTATGATATGGCTCGCAACCTCTTCAACAATGCTTCTGCGCGCGTATGGATGAATGTTTtacgcacatgcgccgtgcACATGTACGCAACTGGTATCCAAACGGCGTGGGAGCACAGTCGTCCTCTCGAGGCCGACGAAGGCCTTTTGATCGCTATACTAcatgctgcgtcgcgacaTGGGTATACAGAGTTGGTGTCTAGCGCACTGTCATGCATTTCTGAGCTCACAGATGTCCACTTGATTCCTGCGTGGGAAGCTTTTTGCGAAGCACAACAGTTCGACAGGGCGATGGATGCACTTGGCGAATTGCATGCGTGCGGTGCCGAAACACCTCCCATGGCGCGTCTCGTGAGCAAGGCGGCCGAGAGTATTGATGCACTAAAATGTGCATCTGCGGCACTTTTACGTGCACCTCGGTCTGTGCCTTCGGAAGCATGGAGTGCTGTCATGTACGCGGCCGCTGAActgcagcacatgccgaCCGCCCGGATTCTGGGATATGCAGCGCCACAGCCAACGAGTGGCGTCATCCAAGCGTGGCTGCAGTGCTGCCTAGACACGAAAGATAGGGCCGAGGCAGAACGCGCATGGTCCTTTATGCATGAGCAAGATATTATACCCACCGCCACTTGCTTTGAACGTATGGCGCGAATGCATTTGATGCAGGAGCAGTATGAAGAGGCATTCACGCTATTAGAGCAAACTAAGCAGTGTGCACTTGTTCCCACTCGCCGGATGTACGCGGCCATGATATGGACATGCTGGCAACATAATGATGAGCGTTGGCGCGATTTGATGCAAGAGATGCAAGAGGCACGATACGAGCCTGGCGAGCGACTTCGTGCGCTCAGTTGA
Protein-coding sequences here:
- a CDS encoding pentatricopeptide repeat protein, which gives rise to MHRAAQLVTRGVSTTTRHALARALEHAELVKDKRHGVEMLGVWRQMMRVFARQGMVSEALALLDDMKACHVHPHIDVLDMALEAAVQADHVARIQDVLSYYAAEPMHPLTILSGRHVANWTPTTYTHLLHHCARTSNLEYMILLVNTARARAVVLGEDALLHIVRCAHQAGEPRIAYDMARNLFNNASARVWMNVLRTCAVHMYATGIQTAWEHSRPLEADEGLLIAILHAASRHGYTELVSSALSCISELTDVHLIPAWEAFCEAQQFDRAMDALGELHACGAETPPMARLVSKAAESIDALKCASAALLRAPRSVPSEAWSAVMYAAAELQHMPTARILGYAAPQPTSGVIQAWLQCCLDTKDRAEAERAWSFMHEQDIIPTATCFERMARMHLMQEQYEEAFTLLEQTKQCALVPTRRMYAAMIWTCWQHNDERWRDLMQEMQEARYEPGERLRALS